The nucleotide sequence ACATGTGGTTTGGCGTAGTCCACATCGCCGGCTTCCAGCTCCATCCCTTGGTGCTGATGTTCGCCGTCTCCGGCTCACTGATGATCAGCCGGATTCGGATTCCTAAGATTTGAGGATGGCCGCGATTGAAGTGGCCGCCCAGCGCTTCTTTATGTAGACGCCGGGCCCTTGCCCTTTCGCATGGTCTCCACCAGCCCCATCATCCAGCACATCGGGCAGCCGCGCAGCAAGACCACAGCACCAACCAGCGCCACTCCTGACAGCACCATGCCGTAAGGGTTGAAAAACAAGGCAAACACCAGCAGGGCCAGGGCGGCGGCGCCACGCAGGAGGTGCACGGTGATGGAAGAGCTGCAATACATATCAATCCTTCACATTGTGTAGAGGCTCAGGCGCCCCGTCTTTGAGCCAGTAGCCACTGGCCAAGAGCTGCTCGCGCACTTGGGTGCGGGCTCGATGCAAACGGCTTTTTACAGCCTCTAGGCTCAGGCCCAATTGGGCCGCAACTTCAGGTGCGGTGAGCTCGTGCACATCGCGCAACAAGAGCACCTCTCGGTAGGGCGGAGTGAGGCGCTCCATGGCACGGGCTAGGTCCAGCCTCAGGTCAGTGGGCACAAGGGCTGCCTGGGGAAGGTCGTGCTCCAGCACCTCGTCCAAGGGCTCGGTGCCTCGCGCCGTGCGATACAGGCGGTAGCACTCGCGCTCTACGATGCGAAAGATCCAGGTAGTAAACGTCGCAGCGCAGCGCAAAAGACCCACCTTACGGTACAGCTGCCACAGCGCGATTTGCACTGCGTCCTCTGCGTCTTCGGTGGTAGAGCATGTGCGCCGGGCAAAGCGTTTGAGGTCAGGCTGGCAAACGGTCAGCAGCTCGGAGATAGCCCCCGAGTCGCCCTGCCGGGCCGCTTCTATCAGGTGCGCTTGGGCTCGCATAGTTATTGGTCCAGGTAACGACGCCCCACCATGGCACATGCGGGACAAAAGCCGACGAATGCCGTCAGCACCAAAGTGGCT is from Rhodoferax aquaticus and encodes:
- a CDS encoding RNA polymerase sigma factor produces the protein MRAQAHLIEAARQGDSGAISELLTVCQPDLKRFARRTCSTTEDAEDAVQIALWQLYRKVGLLRCAATFTTWIFRIVERECYRLYRTARGTEPLDEVLEHDLPQAALVPTDLRLDLARAMERLTPPYREVLLLRDVHELTAPEVAAQLGLSLEAVKSRLHRARTQVREQLLASGYWLKDGAPEPLHNVKD